From a single Bryobacter aggregatus MPL3 genomic region:
- a CDS encoding alpha/beta hydrolase family protein, which translates to MRPLLALLLLGLGATAAKRPITHESMWLMKRVGAPSLSPDGRIAVFSVVFPAYDPKEQSSDLWTVPTDGSSAPRQLTHTRAAESAVAWSPDSRRIAFTTTREGDNDPQVYVLELGIAEAQRYTNIEGGASEPRWSPDGKKLLFAANVSDAPKRKSNARVYEGFPIRYWDHWLDAKRAHIFVMDDHAGATPIDILANTNLGGTLTTTGEELNATWTPDSKSILFQSDINRNEAAFAQVKSKIFLVPAEGGKPQPLSAGAYSYSNPRFRPDGKALYLIESREGVNNTTYSLNRLAMIPWPQGGVPRTISESIDKSIDSFVFSADSRQIVFSTDEQGLGKLFVMSAEGGAAVEYQPQTAGNFSNLVQSGPVLVANYDSATRPAEIQVLDRDPAKTRTLTHFNDTALADLDLSTPQHFSFTSKKGRSIHNLLILPPNFDETKKYPLLALIHGGPHSMWKDQFFLRWNYHLLASPGYVILLTNYTGSTGFGEKFAQNIQGDPLATPGEEINQAVDEALQRFSFLDPARLAAGGASYGGHLANWLQATTTRYKCLVSHAGLINLETQWGTSDTIYSREVNNGGPVWMQGEVWRKQNPIRYAANFKTPVLVTVGERDYRVPLNNTLEYWSVLQRQRIPSKLIVFPDANHWILKAEDSRFFYQEVLDWFARWLH; encoded by the coding sequence ATGCGTCCTCTGCTTGCCCTCCTCCTGCTTGGTCTCGGTGCGACGGCTGCAAAACGGCCAATCACGCACGAATCGATGTGGCTGATGAAGCGCGTAGGAGCGCCGAGTTTATCGCCCGACGGCAGAATCGCCGTCTTCAGCGTGGTGTTTCCGGCCTACGATCCCAAAGAGCAAAGTAGCGATCTCTGGACGGTGCCAACGGACGGATCGAGTGCGCCGCGCCAGCTCACGCACACCCGGGCTGCCGAATCTGCGGTTGCCTGGTCTCCCGATAGCCGGCGCATCGCCTTCACCACCACGCGCGAGGGCGACAACGATCCGCAGGTTTATGTTCTCGAACTGGGCATCGCAGAAGCGCAGCGCTACACCAACATTGAGGGCGGGGCGAGCGAGCCGCGCTGGTCGCCAGACGGCAAGAAGCTGCTCTTCGCCGCCAATGTCTCCGATGCGCCAAAGCGCAAATCGAATGCCCGTGTCTATGAAGGCTTTCCCATTCGCTACTGGGACCATTGGCTCGATGCGAAGCGGGCCCACATTTTTGTGATGGACGATCACGCAGGGGCCACCCCCATCGACATTCTGGCTAATACGAATCTGGGTGGCACCCTCACCACCACCGGAGAAGAACTGAACGCCACCTGGACTCCCGACAGCAAATCGATCCTCTTCCAATCAGACATCAATCGCAACGAAGCGGCCTTTGCGCAGGTGAAGAGCAAGATCTTCCTTGTCCCGGCCGAGGGCGGCAAGCCGCAGCCTTTGTCTGCCGGAGCTTATTCGTACTCCAATCCCAGATTCCGGCCCGACGGCAAAGCGCTGTATCTGATCGAGAGCCGCGAAGGGGTCAACAACACGACCTATAGCTTGAATCGCCTGGCGATGATTCCTTGGCCGCAGGGCGGTGTGCCCCGCACGATCTCAGAGTCGATCGACAAATCCATCGACTCCTTTGTCTTTTCCGCCGACTCCAGGCAAATTGTCTTCAGCACCGATGAGCAAGGGCTGGGCAAGCTTTTCGTGATGTCTGCGGAAGGCGGGGCTGCCGTCGAGTACCAGCCTCAGACGGCTGGTAATTTTTCGAATCTGGTGCAAAGCGGCCCAGTGCTGGTTGCGAATTACGACAGTGCCACGCGCCCCGCAGAAATCCAGGTTCTCGATCGCGACCCGGCCAAGACCCGGACTCTCACCCACTTCAACGACACCGCGCTGGCCGATCTCGATCTCTCCACTCCCCAGCACTTCAGCTTCACTTCGAAGAAAGGCCGCTCGATCCACAATCTGCTGATCCTGCCTCCGAACTTCGATGAGACCAAGAAGTACCCGCTGCTGGCGTTGATCCATGGGGGGCCGCACAGCATGTGGAAAGATCAGTTTTTCCTCCGCTGGAACTACCATCTCCTCGCCTCACCCGGCTATGTGATTCTGCTCACCAACTACACCGGGTCTACTGGCTTTGGCGAGAAATTTGCGCAAAACATCCAGGGCGATCCGCTCGCCACTCCGGGCGAGGAGATCAATCAGGCGGTGGACGAAGCGCTACAGCGCTTTTCGTTTCTCGATCCGGCGCGGCTTGCTGCCGGTGGCGCGAGCTATGGCGGGCATCTGGCGAACTGGCTGCAAGCGACGACGACACGCTACAAGTGCCTGGTCAGCCACGCCGGGCTCATCAATCTCGAGACCCAATGGGGCACCAGCGACACGATCTACTCGCGCGAGGTGAACAATGGCGGGCCGGTCTGGATGCAGGGCGAGGTCTGGCGCAAGCAGAATCCCATCCGCTATGCCGCGAATTTCAAGACCCCGGTGCTGGTGACGGTTGGAGAACGGGATTACCGCGTGCCGCTCAACAACACACTCGAGTATTGGAGCGTCCTGCAACGGCAGCGCATTCCGTCCAAGCTGATTGTCTTTCCCGACGCGAATCACTGGATTCTCAAGGCCGAGGACAGCCGCTTTTTCTATCAGGAAGTGCTGGACTGGTTCGCTCGCTGGCTACATTAA
- a CDS encoding AAA family ATPase, which yields MTSSPMFLKILAHPVFVNLNFHMPMVVDLSHPLVMLAGDNGAGKSTLLHSIYYALRNESVDGYIYRLDTGVNKLGTPYMFDAEQHNPRMQLDLFQDNPQMIEFLQMASHGQVMLAMFRENFPSLPDGTILLLDEPEMALSTSNQRRILKMLMELVDQKNFRIICATHSPILLDSKDTYVINLDEHKNKNVADGTMGVQGATTLM from the coding sequence TTGACGTCCAGCCCTATGTTTCTCAAGATCCTCGCGCACCCGGTGTTTGTGAATTTGAACTTTCACATGCCGATGGTGGTCGACCTGTCCCATCCGCTTGTCATGCTGGCGGGCGACAATGGCGCGGGAAAGAGCACCCTGCTCCACTCCATCTACTACGCACTGCGCAATGAGAGCGTCGATGGCTACATCTACCGTCTCGACACTGGTGTCAATAAACTGGGCACGCCCTACATGTTCGATGCGGAACAACACAACCCGCGCATGCAGCTGGATCTGTTCCAGGACAACCCGCAGATGATCGAGTTTCTCCAGATGGCAAGCCACGGCCAGGTGATGCTCGCGATGTTCCGCGAAAACTTCCCGAGCCTGCCCGACGGCACCATCCTGCTGCTCGACGAGCCGGAAATGGCGCTCTCCACCAGCAACCAGCGCCGCATCCTCAAGATGCTGATGGAATTGGTGGATCAGAAGAACTTCCGCATCATTTGCGCGACGCACTCGCCGATCCTGCTCGATTCGAAGGATACCTACGTCATCAACCTCGACGAGCACAAAAACAAGAATGTCGCCGACGGCACCATGGGCGTGCAGGGCGCGACGACCTTAATGTAG
- a CDS encoding AbrB/MazE/SpoVT family DNA-binding domain-containing protein encodes MASQFLQMGKRGTVVIPAKLRRQLGMEDGCLLIVDEVEATLRLRLAKLHNPEPDARLKMASRLLSGAEDLGEYLAAIEEVRRMGFEPEDVPHERYSGS; translated from the coding sequence ATGGCTTCTCAATTTCTTCAGATGGGCAAGCGGGGAACCGTCGTGATTCCCGCAAAACTGCGCAGACAGCTCGGAATGGAAGATGGGTGCCTTTTAATTGTGGACGAGGTCGAAGCGACGCTTCGGCTTCGTCTCGCCAAGCTGCACAACCCCGAACCGGACGCCCGGCTGAAGATGGCGAGCCGTCTGCTGAGCGGAGCCGAGGATCTGGGCGAGTATCTGGCCGCCATTGAAGAAGTGCGGCGCATGGGATTTGAGCCCGAAGATGTGCCGCATGAACGCTATTCTGGTAGCTAG
- the rpsD gene encoding 30S ribosomal protein S4, whose translation MSKLGSRNRWKVQRQLGLELPGLGRAGALDKRNFPPGQHGQARKKKISGYGLQLREKQKLIFHYGLREEQLRRFVRMAKQGAGSNWISKLLSLLESRIDNIVFRLGFARSIAGARQLVSHGHVLVNDRKLTIGSALVKVGDRIQLTMKAKALPGTIFSISSPRLSLPSYLQQSAADELEVGIVVSNPGVEHIPFEFNPNLVAEFYANRGVN comes from the coding sequence ATGAGCAAACTCGGATCCCGCAATCGTTGGAAGGTCCAGCGCCAGCTTGGTTTGGAATTGCCTGGTCTGGGACGCGCCGGCGCCCTCGACAAGAGAAACTTCCCTCCCGGCCAGCACGGACAGGCCCGCAAGAAGAAGATTAGCGGCTACGGACTGCAACTGCGCGAGAAGCAGAAGCTGATTTTCCACTACGGACTGCGCGAAGAACAGCTTCGCCGCTTTGTCCGCATGGCAAAACAGGGCGCCGGTTCGAACTGGATTTCCAAACTGCTCAGCCTGCTCGAGAGCCGCATCGACAATATCGTGTTCCGCCTTGGCTTTGCGCGCAGCATCGCTGGAGCCCGCCAACTGGTGAGCCATGGGCATGTTTTGGTGAATGACCGGAAGCTCACGATTGGCTCCGCTCTAGTCAAAGTCGGCGACCGCATCCAGCTCACCATGAAGGCAAAGGCATTGCCCGGCACCATATTCTCTATTTCTTCGCCTCGCTTGAGCCTGCCATCTTATCTGCAACAGTCGGCGGCCGATGAGCTGGAGGTCGGGATTGTAGTGTCGAATCCCGGGGTCGAACACATCCCATTTGAATTCAATCCGAACCTGGTCGCTGAATTCTATGCAAATCGGGGCGTCAACTAG
- a CDS encoding M3 family metallopeptidase: protein MNPLLRVPFEIPFDQIEVAHIVPAVRQLLGEAQANIDAIANSTEPRSFANTMAALDEAGVNLENAMAVVRHLECVSNTPELREAIQTIDPEVSAFYSAIPLNDKLWKAIQGVPETGLDAVQKRFLTKQVDAFRRHGAELEAPAKARLTEIDVALQGLCTKFSQNVLDATNAYELIVEEEAKLAGLPENAKQAARASAEAKAKSGWRFTLQAPSYLPVLTYLDDAEIRRQMWQAYMSRATSGEYDNRDLMRQILTLRREKAHLLGYFTFADFVLADRMAQRGVIAQEFVGGLELATRDKFGEEHSALEAFAGKTLEPWDISYYAEKQREKLYAFDEEALRPYFAVGPVVDGMFRLCERLFGIEVQHRPDAKVYEPSVNYYEIFSDGRMIGAFYADWFPRESKRGGAWMEPVRTGGPQPDGSFAPHLGVICGNMTPPMADKPALLTHREVETIFHEFGHLLHHCLSEVPIRSLSGTNVPWDFVELPSQIMENWCWERESLDFFARHYESGETIPEELFQKMVRARQYRAASAQMRQLGFATVDLTLHTEFDPKVEVDLLDFANAVLQRFAVTQLPKDYGMILGFTHLFSGPVGYAAGYYSYKWAEVLDADAFSRFKAEGVLNAATGREYRAKILAKGNSEEARDLFRGFMGRDPDQAALLQRNGLA from the coding sequence ATGAATCCACTGTTGAGAGTTCCCTTTGAGATCCCCTTCGATCAGATCGAAGTCGCCCACATCGTGCCCGCCGTACGGCAGTTGCTGGGCGAGGCGCAAGCGAATATCGATGCGATCGCCAACTCGACCGAGCCGCGCAGCTTTGCCAATACGATGGCCGCGCTCGACGAAGCAGGGGTCAATCTCGAGAATGCGATGGCCGTCGTGCGCCATCTCGAGTGCGTGTCCAATACACCCGAGTTGCGCGAAGCGATCCAGACCATCGACCCCGAAGTGAGCGCGTTCTATTCAGCAATTCCATTGAATGACAAGCTGTGGAAGGCGATCCAAGGGGTTCCAGAGACGGGTCTTGACGCCGTGCAGAAGCGCTTTCTCACCAAGCAGGTGGATGCGTTCCGCCGCCACGGCGCCGAACTCGAAGCGCCCGCCAAGGCACGGCTCACCGAGATCGATGTCGCCCTGCAAGGCCTGTGCACAAAGTTCTCGCAAAATGTTTTGGACGCGACCAACGCCTATGAGCTGATTGTCGAGGAGGAAGCCAAGCTGGCTGGGCTTCCGGAGAACGCAAAGCAAGCCGCGCGGGCAAGCGCCGAAGCCAAGGCTAAGAGCGGCTGGCGCTTCACCTTACAGGCGCCCAGCTACCTGCCGGTGCTCACCTATCTTGACGATGCGGAGATCCGCCGCCAGATGTGGCAAGCCTATATGAGCCGCGCCACCTCGGGCGAATACGACAATCGCGATCTGATGCGCCAGATTCTGACTCTGCGCCGCGAAAAAGCCCATCTGCTCGGCTACTTCACCTTTGCCGACTTCGTCCTTGCCGATCGCATGGCCCAACGCGGCGTGATCGCCCAGGAGTTTGTCGGCGGTCTGGAGCTGGCCACCCGCGACAAGTTTGGCGAGGAGCACAGCGCGCTCGAAGCCTTTGCCGGCAAGACGCTCGAGCCCTGGGATATCAGCTACTACGCCGAAAAGCAGCGCGAAAAGCTGTATGCCTTCGACGAAGAAGCGCTGCGTCCCTACTTTGCCGTTGGTCCGGTGGTGGACGGCATGTTCCGCCTTTGCGAGAGGCTCTTCGGCATCGAAGTGCAGCATCGCCCGGATGCGAAGGTCTACGAGCCAAGCGTGAACTACTACGAGATCTTCTCGGACGGGAGGATGATCGGCGCGTTTTATGCCGATTGGTTTCCGCGTGAATCCAAGCGCGGCGGAGCCTGGATGGAGCCCGTGCGCACCGGAGGCCCGCAGCCCGATGGCAGTTTTGCGCCGCATCTCGGCGTGATCTGCGGCAACATGACGCCTCCCATGGCCGATAAACCCGCGCTGTTGACGCACCGCGAGGTGGAGACCATCTTCCATGAATTTGGCCACCTGCTGCACCACTGCCTGAGCGAGGTGCCCATCCGTTCGCTGAGCGGCACGAATGTGCCCTGGGATTTTGTCGAGCTGCCCAGCCAGATCATGGAGAACTGGTGCTGGGAGCGCGAGTCGCTCGACTTCTTCGCCCGCCACTATGAGAGCGGCGAGACGATTCCTGAGGAGCTGTTCCAAAAGATGGTGCGTGCGCGGCAGTATCGGGCCGCCTCTGCCCAAATGCGCCAACTCGGCTTTGCGACGGTCGATCTGACGCTCCACACCGAGTTTGACCCGAAGGTGGAAGTGGATCTGCTCGACTTTGCCAACGCCGTACTGCAGCGCTTTGCGGTCACGCAGTTGCCAAAAGACTACGGCATGATTCTCGGCTTCACCCACCTGTTCTCGGGGCCGGTCGGCTACGCCGCCGGTTATTACAGCTACAAATGGGCCGAAGTTCTGGACGCCGACGCCTTCTCGCGCTTCAAGGCCGAAGGGGTGCTGAACGCGGCGACGGGCCGCGAGTACCGCGCCAAGATCCTCGCCAAGGGCAACAGTGAAGAGGCTCGCGATCTGTTCCGCGGCTTTATGGGCAGGGATCCCGATCAGGCCGCGCTGTTGCAAAGAAACGGCTTAGCCTAG
- a CDS encoding threonine aldolase family protein has protein sequence MDLIDLRSDTVTKPTPEMREAMAGAEVGDDVYGEDPTVNRLEERSAEIVGKEAALFVPTGLMGNMIGLKVHTEHGQEVICDSRSHIQNYELSMLAWFSGCLTRAIPTSDGILDWASVQREYRPAGLHWASTGVIEVENTHNVGGGTVYPQARLDEICDGAHALGLPVHMDGARIFNAATALGTPVGAIAAKLDTVMFCLSKGLGAPVGSILVGPRKLIEKGRTYRKRLGGGMRQAGILAAAGLIALEKMPQRLGEDHANAQRLAQRLAKMPGIRIDPSSVQTNIVIFDVAATPYDAAAFSAKMKERGVLMSAFGPTLVRIVTHYDVPRAACETAAEKIEEMLKAA, from the coding sequence ATGGATCTCATTGATCTGCGAAGCGATACGGTAACCAAGCCCACCCCCGAGATGCGCGAGGCCATGGCCGGGGCCGAAGTGGGGGACGACGTCTATGGCGAAGATCCCACGGTAAACCGGCTCGAAGAGCGCTCCGCCGAGATTGTAGGCAAAGAAGCCGCTCTGTTTGTGCCCACAGGCCTGATGGGCAACATGATCGGCCTGAAGGTACATACCGAACACGGGCAGGAAGTGATTTGCGATTCACGCAGCCACATTCAGAATTACGAGCTCTCGATGCTCGCCTGGTTTAGCGGCTGCCTCACCCGCGCGATCCCCACCTCGGATGGGATTCTCGATTGGGCCAGTGTCCAGCGCGAGTATCGACCCGCCGGACTGCATTGGGCCTCGACCGGAGTGATTGAAGTCGAAAATACGCACAATGTTGGCGGCGGCACGGTATACCCGCAAGCCCGTTTGGATGAGATCTGCGATGGCGCGCATGCCCTGGGCCTGCCGGTGCACATGGACGGCGCGCGCATCTTCAATGCGGCAACAGCGCTGGGCACCCCAGTGGGCGCAATCGCCGCCAAGCTGGACACCGTGATGTTCTGCCTGTCAAAGGGCCTCGGCGCGCCGGTCGGCAGCATCTTGGTTGGTCCGCGAAAGCTGATCGAGAAGGGCCGCACCTATCGCAAGCGTCTGGGCGGCGGCATGCGGCAGGCCGGTATTCTCGCCGCCGCCGGACTGATCGCACTCGAAAAGATGCCCCAGCGTCTTGGCGAAGACCACGCAAATGCGCAGAGGCTCGCCCAACGCCTGGCAAAGATGCCCGGCATCCGCATCGACCCCAGCAGCGTCCAGACAAACATCGTGATTTTCGATGTCGCTGCAACCCCCTATGATGCAGCCGCGTTCTCGGCCAAGATGAAAGAGCGCGGTGTGTTGATGAGCGCCTTCGGGCCCACCCTGGTGCGCATCGTCACCCACTACGATGTCCCGCGCGCCGCCTGTGAGACAGCCGCCGAAAAGATTGAGGAGATGTTGAAAGCCGCATGA
- a CDS encoding coproporphyrinogen-III oxidase family protein → MAGVYISYPFCAQKCTYCNFASGVFPKQLEPLYQRRLLEEIEKTNWSWTPETIYFGGGTPSLWDTGEVEAVLAAIPGAPWREVTMEAAPGSLTEERVAAWARLGINRVSLGVQSLIETELRRTGRKHTAAIVESDGALLRRHGITEINLDLIAGLAGQTRESWQQSVEGVIALAVPHVSVYILEVDEESRLGQEVLFNGQRYGARDVPSDDLQAEFYEYAVERLAAVGIARYEISNFARPGHESLHNLKYWKLEPYLGFGADAHSFDGQWRWQNAEDVEAYTNGAAAPEREAADTAGERYWVGLRLAEGVPEGDAAKAKIERLIEDGLLERLQDRIRLTPRGVLLSNEVFQEFLSDGSH, encoded by the coding sequence ATGGCCGGGGTCTACATCTCGTACCCCTTTTGTGCCCAGAAATGCACCTATTGCAACTTTGCGTCAGGTGTTTTTCCCAAGCAGTTGGAGCCGCTCTACCAGCGCCGCCTGCTCGAAGAAATCGAGAAAACAAACTGGAGCTGGACGCCGGAGACAATCTATTTCGGCGGCGGCACCCCGAGTTTGTGGGATACCGGCGAGGTGGAAGCTGTCTTGGCCGCGATTCCGGGAGCGCCCTGGCGCGAAGTCACCATGGAGGCCGCTCCCGGGAGCCTGACGGAGGAACGCGTTGCCGCCTGGGCCCGATTGGGCATCAACCGGGTGAGCCTCGGCGTGCAAAGCCTGATCGAAACCGAATTGCGCCGCACCGGCCGCAAACACACAGCCGCGATAGTCGAAAGCGATGGCGCCCTGCTACGCCGTCACGGCATCACGGAGATCAATCTCGACCTGATTGCCGGCCTGGCCGGCCAGACTCGCGAGAGCTGGCAGCAGAGTGTCGAGGGCGTGATCGCACTCGCCGTGCCGCATGTCAGCGTCTATATTCTCGAGGTCGATGAAGAGAGCCGCCTCGGCCAGGAAGTGCTGTTCAACGGCCAACGCTATGGGGCTCGCGATGTGCCGAGTGACGATCTGCAGGCGGAGTTTTATGAGTACGCCGTCGAGCGGCTCGCCGCGGTGGGCATTGCCCGCTATGAGATCTCCAATTTTGCCCGGCCCGGCCACGAGAGTTTGCACAATTTGAAGTACTGGAAGCTCGAGCCCTATCTCGGCTTTGGTGCGGATGCGCACTCCTTTGATGGCCAGTGGCGCTGGCAAAACGCAGAAGACGTGGAAGCTTATACCAACGGAGCAGCAGCGCCAGAGCGCGAAGCCGCCGACACCGCAGGCGAACGCTACTGGGTCGGCCTGCGGCTCGCAGAAGGCGTGCCGGAAGGCGATGCCGCAAAGGCAAAGATCGAACGCCTGATCGAGGATGGCCTGCTCGAGCGCTTGCAAGACCGCATCCGGCTCACCCCGCGCGGCGTCCTACTGTCAAACGAAGTTTTCCAGGAGTTTTTAAGCGATGGATCTCATTGA
- the cyaY gene encoding iron donor protein CyaY encodes MTDSEFQLRCDTAMTDLNKALLRAAEAHEFDPDFQAGALTVEFEEPREKYVVSPQAPAFQVWVSARVKSYKLDWEDARQAFVLPATGQTLKELMADLLQQRIGEPIAL; translated from the coding sequence TTGACGGATTCCGAATTTCAATTGCGTTGTGACACGGCGATGACCGACTTGAACAAGGCGCTGCTGCGAGCCGCCGAGGCTCATGAGTTCGACCCGGACTTCCAGGCCGGCGCACTCACCGTCGAGTTTGAAGAGCCGCGTGAAAAGTACGTTGTCAGCCCGCAAGCGCCTGCATTCCAGGTGTGGGTGAGCGCGCGCGTGAAGAGCTACAAGCTCGACTGGGAAGACGCGCGGCAGGCCTTTGTCCTGCCCGCCACCGGCCAGACCCTCAAGGAGTTGATGGCCGATCTGCTGCAACAACGCATCGGGGAGCCCATCGCGCTCTAA